The Herminiimonas arsenitoxidans genome window below encodes:
- a CDS encoding chromate transporter yields MTQTLIALFLIFSQLSLLAFGGGNAILPEMQRQVVEVHQWMSAKEFSALFALSQAAPGPNMMIVNLVGWQVAGWAGMLVTAIAKFGPSSLLTIMSLHAWERFKDRPWRAYIQSGMVPVTAGIVAASAAVIAHTSDTNWLLTVITIVTALLAWKTRIHPLWLLLIGSLVALLGNAWV; encoded by the coding sequence ATGACGCAGACCCTGATTGCCTTATTCCTGATTTTTTCCCAGTTGTCTCTGCTGGCATTTGGCGGCGGTAATGCGATCCTGCCCGAGATGCAGCGTCAGGTGGTCGAAGTGCATCAATGGATGAGTGCGAAAGAATTCAGCGCCTTGTTTGCCTTGAGCCAGGCCGCACCGGGGCCGAACATGATGATAGTCAATCTGGTTGGCTGGCAGGTGGCAGGCTGGGCAGGCATGCTGGTGACCGCCATCGCTAAGTTTGGTCCGTCATCGCTGCTGACTATCATGTCGCTACATGCATGGGAACGTTTCAAAGATAGACCGTGGCGTGCCTATATACAATCCGGCATGGTGCCTGTGACTGCGGGCATAGTTGCTGCCAGTGCGGCAGTGATTGCACATACGTCGGATACCAATTGGCTACTGACGGTGATTACCATTGTTACTGCTTTGCTGGCCTGGAAAACGCGGATACATCCGCTGTGGCTATTGCTGATAGGTAGTCTGGTGGCTTTGCTGGGGAATGCTTGGGTTTGA
- a CDS encoding VOC family protein, with the protein MKPRITVITLGVDDLEQALQFYRDGLGLQTQGIIGAEFEYGAVAFFDLQSGLKLALWPRKSISQDTGIPVAPVSSTEFTIGHNVSSKEEVDAAMRQAKNAGASIVKQAHDTFWGGYAGYFKDPDQHLWEVVWNPAWDAPN; encoded by the coding sequence ATGAAACCTCGCATAACCGTCATCACGCTAGGCGTTGATGATCTGGAGCAAGCACTCCAGTTTTATCGGGATGGCCTCGGCCTGCAAACACAAGGCATCATCGGTGCCGAGTTTGAATATGGTGCAGTTGCCTTCTTCGATCTGCAGTCAGGATTGAAGTTGGCGCTGTGGCCGCGCAAGAGCATTTCTCAAGATACCGGCATTCCTGTCGCGCCTGTCAGTTCAACCGAATTCACCATCGGGCATAACGTATCTTCGAAGGAAGAAGTCGATGCCGCCATGCGGCAAGCAAAGAACGCTGGAGCAAGCATCGTCAAACAGGCGCACGATACGTTTTGGGGCGGCTACGCAGGCTACTTTAAAGATCCCGATCAGCATCTATGGGAAGTTGTATGGAATCCAGCCTGGGACGCGCCTAACTGA
- the dcd gene encoding dCTP deaminase — MTIKSDKWIRRMAAETGMIEPFEPGQVRQANGQKIVSYGTSSYGYDIRCADEFKIFTNINSTIVDPKNFDENSFVDVKSDVCIIPPNSFALARTIEYFRIPRNVLTICLGKSTYARCGIIVNVTPFEPEWEGYVTLEFSNTTPLPAKIYAGEGCAQVLFFESDEVCEVSYKDRGGKYQGQHGVTLPKA, encoded by the coding sequence ATGACCATCAAATCCGACAAATGGATACGCCGTATGGCAGCAGAAACCGGCATGATCGAGCCATTCGAGCCTGGTCAAGTGCGTCAGGCTAACGGCCAGAAGATCGTTTCTTACGGGACATCTTCCTACGGTTACGATATTCGCTGCGCTGACGAATTCAAGATTTTCACCAATATCAACAGCACCATCGTCGATCCGAAGAACTTCGATGAAAACTCATTCGTCGATGTCAAAAGCGATGTTTGCATCATTCCGCCAAATTCATTTGCGCTTGCCCGTACGATCGAGTACTTCCGTATTCCACGTAATGTGCTGACGATTTGCCTAGGTAAATCGACATACGCGCGCTGCGGCATCATCGTCAACGTGACACCTTTCGAACCTGAATGGGAAGGCTATGTGACGCTGGAGTTTTCCAATACGACACCGTTGCCTGCGAAGATTTACGCAGGTGAAGGTTGTGCGCAAGTGTTGTTCTTTGAAAGCGATGAAGTGTGCGAAGTGTCGTACAAGGATAGAGGTGGCAAGTATCAAGGCCAACACGGCGTAACTTTGCCTAAGGCTTGA
- a CDS encoding DUF488 domain-containing protein, whose amino-acid sequence MVARTVRLGSERITNEGIRIGTVHRPPRGVAKTDFASHNWFDVWFPNLAPSADTVKLAHSATTPQEWNTFFKHYRAEMATPENVHTIELLAALSHHSNFSVGCYCEDEAHCHRSVLRSLLIDKGAKVA is encoded by the coding sequence ATGGTTGCACGTACCGTCAGATTGGGTAGTGAACGCATCACCAACGAAGGCATACGCATCGGCACAGTACATCGCCCGCCACGCGGCGTAGCCAAAACCGATTTTGCCTCGCATAACTGGTTCGATGTCTGGTTCCCCAACCTTGCTCCCAGCGCAGACACTGTCAAACTCGCACATAGCGCCACCACACCGCAGGAATGGAATACCTTCTTCAAACACTATCGCGCTGAAATGGCGACACCTGAAAACGTACACACGATTGAACTACTCGCAGCACTTTCGCATCACAGCAACTTCTCGGTCGGGTGCTACTGCGAAGACGAAGCGCACTGCCATCGCTCCGTGCTACGTAGCTTGCTAATCGACAAAGGTGCCAAGGTCGCGTGA
- a CDS encoding PliI family lysozyme inhibitor of I-type lysozyme yields the protein MNKIALFFAGIALSTAAIGADNNRIVKTGIFPQTKGMVVVAEGDFEPRGIGSYSLRVYAKNDPAYPYDEFITGTIRPRNGTIESLTFADLDHDGTQEIIVTTRYIGSGNYVTVDAFRLRKKNLQFITSIAGMDAKLDAVQALKKKLGKSR from the coding sequence ATGAATAAAATCGCATTATTTTTCGCGGGCATAGCACTCTCTACAGCGGCTATCGGCGCAGACAACAATCGCATCGTCAAGACAGGAATTTTTCCACAAACCAAAGGCATGGTAGTTGTCGCTGAAGGAGACTTCGAGCCGCGCGGCATAGGCAGCTACTCGCTGCGCGTCTATGCCAAAAACGATCCTGCCTATCCTTACGATGAATTCATCACCGGCACCATACGCCCACGCAATGGCACGATAGAAAGTCTGACGTTTGCCGACCTCGACCACGATGGCACGCAAGAAATTATCGTCACCACACGTTATATAGGCAGCGGCAATTACGTTACGGTAGATGCCTTCCGCCTGCGCAAGAAGAATTTGCAATTCATCACATCAATCGCTGGCATGGATGCCAAATTAGATGCGGTACAAGCACTGAAAAAAAAGTTAGGCAAGAGCCGTTAA
- a CDS encoding LysR family transcriptional regulator: MSSIDLRLLRYFVVVAEEGHLTKAAQRIGIQQPPLSQQIRALEKELDVTLFRRLPRGMELTESGHALLVDARIILDQVNTTIEDVRRISQGELGRIAVGFTESASLHPFIPAVIRAFREVSPGVTLAVEESNTSDLVEALRQNRVDVAFIRSPIGNAAGLKMETMLVEEMIVALPATHPLAQNKRRKSLPLTALAEESFILNRRPSGPGLYDTVIAACRVAGFSPKVKLEARKNLSTLSLVAAGLGISIVPASIRHVKLEEVVYLNVDHAPGLRAPLHLAYRDIPQSGAVERMIIEARKLAKTLG, translated from the coding sequence ATGTCATCCATAGATCTGCGCCTGCTGCGCTATTTCGTCGTCGTCGCCGAAGAAGGTCATCTGACCAAGGCCGCACAACGCATAGGCATACAGCAACCACCGCTGAGCCAGCAAATTCGCGCGCTTGAAAAAGAGCTGGACGTCACCTTGTTCCGGCGTCTTCCGCGCGGTATGGAATTGACAGAAAGTGGGCATGCCTTGTTGGTTGATGCGCGCATTATTCTGGATCAGGTCAACACCACCATAGAAGACGTGCGCCGTATCTCGCAAGGCGAGCTGGGCCGCATCGCAGTCGGCTTCACCGAGTCAGCATCACTACACCCATTCATCCCAGCCGTCATACGTGCATTCAGGGAGGTATCGCCGGGCGTTACGCTTGCGGTAGAAGAAAGCAATACATCCGATCTGGTCGAAGCCTTGCGTCAGAATCGTGTAGACGTCGCCTTCATACGCTCGCCGATAGGCAATGCAGCAGGATTGAAAATGGAAACGATGCTGGTGGAAGAAATGATCGTCGCGCTACCAGCCACACACCCACTGGCGCAGAACAAACGGCGCAAGAGTTTGCCGCTCACTGCTTTGGCAGAAGAATCATTCATCCTGAACCGACGTCCCAGCGGACCCGGTTTGTACGATACCGTGATCGCAGCCTGCCGCGTCGCAGGCTTCAGCCCCAAAGTAAAGCTGGAAGCACGCAAAAATCTGTCCACGCTAAGTTTGGTCGCTGCTGGCTTGGGCATCTCTATCGTTCCAGCCTCGATACGACATGTGAAACTGGAAGAAGTCGTTTATTTGAACGTTGATCACGCACCCGGCCTGCGCGCGCCTTTGCATCTAGCTTATCGTGATATACCGCAATCAGGTGCGGTGGAAAGAATGATTATTGAGGCGAGGAAGCTTGCCAAAACTCTAGGATGA
- a CDS encoding arginine/lysine/ornithine decarboxylase, whose translation MKFRFPIVIIDEDFRSENTSGLGIRALAEAMEKEGMEVLGVTSYGDLSQFAQQQSRASAFILSIDDEEFGAGSFEETDYALKSLRAFVEEIRHKNADIPIYLYGETRTSRHIPNDILRELHGFIHMFEDTPEFVARHIIREAKSYMDGLSPPFFRALVHYAQDGSYSWHCPGHSGGVAFLKSPIGQMFHQFFGENMLRADVCNAVEELGQLLDHTGPVAASERNAARIFNADHCYFVTNGTSTSNKMVWHSTVAPGDIVVVDRNCHKSILHSIIMCGAIPVFLMPTRNHLGIIGPIPLSEFSMENIRKKIEANPFAREAANKKPRILTITQSTYDGVIYNVETLKDMLDGEIDTLHFDEAWLPHATFHDFYKNMHAIGKDRPRAKESMIFSTQSTHKLLAGLSQASQILVRESESVKLDQDAFNEAYLMHTSTSPQYSIIASCDVAAAMMEAPGGTALVEESILEALDFRRAMKKIDQEWGKDWWFQVWGPDTFSEEGIGTQDDWMIRAEDDWHGFGNLAPGFNMLDPIKATIVNPGLSLDGKFGESGIPASIVTKYLAEHGVIIEKCGLYSFFIMFTIGITKGRWNTLLTALQQFKDDYDKNQPMWRILPEFAAANPRYERIGLRDLCQQIHDFYKAYDVARLTTEMYLSDMQPAMKPSDAFSKMAHREIDRVPIDELEGRVTSILLTPYPPGIPLLIPGERFNKTIVDYLRFARDFNEKFPGFETDVHGLVKREVDGKRDYFVDCVRQ comes from the coding sequence ATGAAATTTCGCTTCCCCATCGTCATCATTGATGAAGATTTTCGTTCCGAGAACACGTCGGGACTAGGCATCCGCGCACTGGCCGAAGCGATGGAAAAAGAAGGCATGGAAGTGCTGGGCGTCACCAGCTACGGCGACCTGTCACAGTTCGCACAACAGCAATCGCGCGCGTCCGCCTTCATCCTGTCTATCGACGATGAAGAGTTCGGCGCCGGCTCGTTTGAAGAAACTGATTACGCATTGAAATCGTTGCGCGCCTTCGTCGAAGAAATTCGCCACAAGAACGCCGACATCCCGATTTATCTGTACGGTGAAACGCGTACCTCGCGCCACATTCCAAATGACATCCTGCGCGAACTGCATGGTTTCATTCACATGTTTGAAGACACGCCTGAATTCGTCGCACGTCACATCATCCGCGAAGCGAAGTCCTACATGGATGGCTTGTCGCCTCCGTTCTTCCGCGCGCTGGTGCATTACGCACAGGATGGCTCCTACTCATGGCACTGCCCTGGCCACTCCGGCGGCGTCGCATTCTTGAAATCGCCTATCGGCCAAATGTTCCACCAATTCTTTGGCGAGAACATGTTGCGTGCCGACGTTTGTAACGCGGTAGAAGAACTCGGTCAGTTGCTCGATCACACTGGTCCGGTCGCTGCGTCTGAACGCAATGCCGCGCGCATCTTCAATGCTGATCACTGCTACTTCGTCACCAACGGCACCTCGACCTCGAACAAGATGGTCTGGCACTCGACTGTCGCGCCTGGCGATATCGTCGTGGTTGATCGCAACTGTCACAAATCGATACTGCACTCGATCATCATGTGTGGCGCGATTCCGGTCTTCCTGATGCCGACACGTAATCACCTCGGCATCATCGGCCCTATCCCGCTGTCGGAATTTTCGATGGAAAATATCCGCAAGAAGATCGAAGCCAATCCTTTTGCCCGCGAAGCCGCCAACAAGAAGCCACGCATCCTGACCATCACGCAATCAACTTACGACGGCGTGATCTACAACGTCGAAACATTGAAAGACATGCTCGACGGCGAAATCGACACGCTGCATTTCGATGAAGCATGGTTGCCACACGCGACCTTCCACGATTTCTACAAAAACATGCACGCGATCGGCAAAGACCGTCCGCGCGCCAAAGAGTCGATGATTTTCTCGACCCAATCGACACATAAATTGCTGGCTGGCCTGTCACAGGCATCGCAGATCCTTGTGCGCGAATCGGAGAGCGTCAAGCTCGATCAAGACGCCTTCAATGAAGCGTATCTGATGCACACCTCAACTTCGCCACAGTATTCGATCATCGCGTCATGCGACGTTGCTGCCGCGATGATGGAAGCACCGGGCGGTACTGCACTGGTGGAAGAAAGCATTTTGGAAGCGCTGGACTTCCGCCGTGCGATGAAGAAGATCGATCAGGAATGGGGCAAGGACTGGTGGTTCCAGGTATGGGGTCCTGACACCTTCAGCGAAGAAGGCATAGGCACGCAGGACGACTGGATGATCCGCGCGGAAGACGACTGGCATGGCTTCGGCAATCTGGCTCCGGGCTTCAATATGCTCGATCCGATCAAGGCGACCATCGTCAATCCGGGTCTGTCACTCGACGGCAAGTTCGGCGAGTCCGGCATCCCTGCGTCCATCGTGACCAAATATCTGGCTGAGCACGGCGTCATCATTGAAAAATGCGGCCTGTATTCATTCTTCATCATGTTCACCATCGGCATTACCAAAGGCCGCTGGAACACGCTGCTGACCGCCCTGCAACAGTTCAAGGACGATTACGACAAGAACCAACCGATGTGGCGCATCCTGCCGGAATTCGCTGCGGCCAATCCACGCTACGAGCGTATCGGCCTGCGTGATCTGTGCCAACAGATTCATGACTTCTACAAAGCCTATGACGTCGCGCGTCTAACGACAGAGATGTATCTATCCGATATGCAACCGGCGATGAAACCGTCTGACGCATTCTCGAAAATGGCGCATCGCGAAATCGACCGTGTCCCTATCGATGAACTGGAAGGTCGTGTGACATCGATCTTGCTGACGCCTTACCCACCGGGCATTCCTTTGTTGATTCCGGGCGAACGTTTCAACAAGACTATCGTTGACTACCTGCGCTTTGCACGTGACTTCAACGAGAAATTCCCAGGCTTTGAAACCGATGTACACGGTCTGGTCAAACGTGAAGTGGACGGCAAGCGCGATTACTTCGTCGATTGCGTACGTCAGTAA
- a CDS encoding chromate transporter, which translates to MESSTQIAEMPMAQAEVPHPTIRQLFLGFLALGMMAFGGALPLAHRMLVEDKRWLNETEFTELLGLCQFLPGGNMINLSVAVGMRFRGVKGAFVSIMGLVAMPSIVLIMLGMLYERFRDDAQVGHVFAGLAAAAAGLLISMAIKIALPLRKKFMMAGVAVMCFIAIALLRLPLLWVMLVMTPLSIWVTARSKK; encoded by the coding sequence ATGGAAAGCAGTACACAAATAGCGGAAATGCCAATGGCGCAAGCGGAAGTGCCACACCCGACCATTCGGCAATTATTTCTGGGCTTTCTGGCGCTGGGCATGATGGCCTTTGGCGGTGCCTTGCCACTGGCACACCGGATGCTGGTGGAGGACAAGCGCTGGTTGAATGAAACCGAATTCACCGAACTGCTCGGTCTGTGTCAGTTCCTGCCGGGCGGCAATATGATTAATTTATCGGTTGCAGTCGGCATGCGTTTTCGTGGTGTCAAAGGCGCTTTCGTTTCCATCATGGGTTTGGTTGCGATGCCATCAATTGTCTTGATCATGCTGGGGATGCTGTATGAGCGCTTTCGAGACGATGCGCAAGTAGGGCATGTATTTGCCGGCCTGGCCGCAGCGGCGGCTGGTTTGCTAATTTCCATGGCGATCAAAATCGCGCTGCCTTTGCGCAAGAAGTTCATGATGGCTGGTGTTGCAGTGATGTGTTTTATCGCGATTGCTTTACTGCGTTTGCCATTGCTATGGGTCATGCTGGTGATGACTCCACTCAGCATCTGGGTTACGGCGAGGAGCAAGAAATGA